A genomic stretch from Bradyrhizobium quebecense includes:
- the secD gene encoding protein translocase subunit SecD: protein MLYFTRWRALGIILTALVVCLCAVPNFFPEAQVKTWPAWAQRRLVLGLDLQGGSYLLLEVDANYVKKEKLEQVRDDTRKALRDARIGFTGGITIRNDAVEARIAKEADVPAALTKLREVAQPIGGLLGSGGQRDVDVTDAGGGLIRLTVSQPAMIERMRKTIEQSIQIVERRVNELGTVEPLIQRQGTDRILVQVPGLQDPTHLKELLGKTAKMEFRMVDTTASPDQATVPADSERLMSASPPPVPYIVKKQVLVSGSELSDAQPGFDQRTGEAIVSFKFNTSGARKFAQATADNVGQPFAIVLDNKVISAPVIREPITGGQGQISGSFTVQSANDLAILMRAGALPAPLTVVEERTVGPGLGQDSIEKGELAAYVGSILVIVFMLITYRLFGVFANMAVAINVAMIFGLLSLLNATLTLPGIAGIVLTVGIAVDSNVLIYERIREELRGGRNAISAIDAGFKRALATILDSNITTFIAAAVLFYIGTGPVRGFAVTLGIGIITTVFTAFTLTRLIVAAWVRWKRPQTVPI, encoded by the coding sequence ATGTTGTATTTCACGCGGTGGCGAGCGCTGGGGATTATCCTGACAGCGCTGGTGGTCTGCCTGTGCGCCGTGCCCAATTTCTTCCCCGAAGCGCAGGTCAAGACCTGGCCGGCCTGGGCGCAACGGCGCCTCGTTCTCGGTCTCGATTTGCAGGGCGGCTCGTATCTGCTGCTCGAGGTCGACGCCAATTATGTGAAGAAGGAGAAGCTCGAACAGGTTCGCGACGACACAAGGAAGGCGCTGCGTGACGCCCGGATCGGCTTTACCGGAGGCATCACGATCCGGAACGACGCCGTCGAGGCCCGGATCGCCAAGGAAGCCGATGTTCCGGCGGCGCTGACGAAGCTTCGCGAGGTCGCGCAGCCGATCGGCGGCTTGCTCGGCTCCGGCGGCCAGCGCGATGTCGATGTGACGGACGCGGGGGGCGGCTTGATCCGCCTGACCGTGTCGCAGCCCGCGATGATCGAGCGGATGCGCAAGACCATCGAACAGTCGATCCAGATCGTCGAACGCCGCGTCAACGAGCTCGGCACCGTCGAGCCCTTGATCCAGCGTCAGGGCACCGACCGCATCCTGGTGCAGGTGCCGGGCCTGCAGGACCCGACCCATCTGAAGGAGCTGCTCGGCAAGACCGCGAAGATGGAATTCCGCATGGTCGACACCACGGCATCGCCCGATCAGGCCACGGTGCCGGCGGACTCGGAGCGGCTCATGAGCGCATCGCCACCACCGGTTCCGTACATTGTGAAGAAGCAGGTCCTGGTTTCGGGAAGTGAACTCTCCGATGCCCAACCCGGCTTCGACCAGCGTACCGGCGAGGCGATCGTCAGCTTCAAGTTCAATACCTCGGGCGCGCGCAAATTCGCTCAGGCGACCGCCGATAATGTCGGCCAGCCCTTTGCGATCGTGCTCGACAACAAGGTGATCTCGGCACCCGTGATTCGCGAGCCGATCACCGGCGGACAGGGCCAGATCTCGGGCAGCTTCACGGTGCAGTCGGCCAACGATCTGGCGATCCTGATGCGCGCCGGCGCGCTGCCGGCACCGCTGACGGTGGTCGAGGAGCGCACGGTCGGTCCCGGCCTCGGGCAGGACTCGATCGAAAAGGGTGAGCTTGCGGCCTATGTCGGCTCGATCCTGGTCATCGTGTTCATGCTGATCACCTACCGGCTGTTCGGGGTGTTCGCCAACATGGCGGTGGCCATCAACGTCGCCATGATCTTCGGGCTGCTGTCGCTGCTTAACGCCACGCTGACCTTGCCCGGCATCGCCGGCATCGTGCTGACGGTCGGCATCGCGGTCGACTCCAACGTGCTGATCTACGAGCGCATCCGCGAGGAATTGCGCGGCGGCCGCAACGCGATCTCGGCGATCGACGCCGGCTTCAAGCGGGCGCTGGCGACCATCCTCGATTCCAACATCACCACCTTCATCGCTGCCGCGGTGCTGTTCTACATCGGCACCGGACCGGTGCGCGGCTTTGCCGTGACGCTCGGCATCGGCATCATCACCACGGTGTTCACCGCCTTTACCTTGACGCGCCTGATCGTCGCGGCATGGGTCCGGTGGAAGCGGCCGCAAACCGTGCCGATCTGA
- the yajC gene encoding preprotein translocase subunit YajC, which produces MLITPAFAQAGAGTDTNSMLMSLLPFALIFVIMYFLILRPQQRKVRDHADLVKNIRRGDTVVTSGGLVGKVTKVVDDDQIEFEISDGVRVRQMRQMISGVRTKGEPAKGDAKDEASAS; this is translated from the coding sequence ATGCTGATTACTCCTGCGTTTGCTCAGGCTGGAGCTGGCACTGATACCAACAGCATGTTGATGTCGCTGCTGCCATTCGCGCTGATCTTCGTCATCATGTACTTCCTGATTCTGCGCCCGCAGCAGCGGAAGGTGCGCGACCATGCGGACCTCGTGAAGAACATCCGCCGCGGCGACACCGTGGTGACCTCGGGCGGCCTCGTCGGCAAGGTGACCAAGGTGGTCGACGACGACCAGATCGAGTTCGAGATTTCGGACGGCGTTCGCGTGCGGCAGATGCGCCAGATGATTTCGGGCGTGCGTACCAAGGGTGAGCCGGCGAAGGGCGATGCCAAGGACGAGGCATCCGCGAGCTGA
- a CDS encoding ATP-binding protein yields the protein MPKKAKKTPSKTARKTAPQAAAKRAANAATKRPVMPLDGATAERIANALETIASRLVAASPAPDPAESFGAADAFVWHPDGRLAPVPRVSRVEIGLLKGVDRMRDILMENTERFANGLPANNALLWGARGMGKSSLVKATHASLNVDRKPADRLKLIEIHREDIESLPGLMELLRSSSFRFIVFCDDLSFDGNDASYKSLKAVLEGGIEGRPENVILYATSNRRHLLAREMIENERSTAINPGEAVEEKVSLSDRFGLWLGFHRCSQDEYLAMVKGYCDHFGIEIAEDEIEREALEWSTTRGSRSGRVAWQYTQELAGRLGVRLSGT from the coding sequence ATGCCGAAAAAAGCCAAGAAAACTCCCAGTAAAACAGCCCGCAAAACCGCCCCTCAAGCTGCCGCCAAGCGTGCCGCAAACGCCGCGACAAAACGCCCGGTAATGCCGCTCGACGGCGCCACTGCCGAGCGGATCGCGAATGCCCTGGAGACCATTGCGAGCCGCCTTGTGGCCGCCTCCCCGGCCCCCGATCCGGCCGAGTCGTTCGGTGCCGCGGACGCCTTTGTCTGGCATCCGGACGGACGCCTCGCCCCGGTGCCGCGCGTCAGCCGCGTCGAGATCGGCCTGCTCAAGGGTGTCGACCGGATGCGCGATATCCTGATGGAGAATACCGAGCGCTTCGCCAACGGACTGCCCGCCAACAATGCGCTGCTGTGGGGCGCCCGCGGCATGGGCAAGTCGTCGCTGGTCAAGGCGACGCATGCCAGCCTCAATGTCGATCGCAAGCCGGCCGACCGGCTGAAGCTGATCGAGATCCACCGCGAGGACATCGAGAGCCTGCCCGGCCTGATGGAGCTGCTGCGCAGCTCCTCGTTCCGCTTCATCGTGTTCTGCGACGACCTCTCCTTCGACGGCAACGACGCCTCGTACAAATCGCTCAAGGCGGTGCTGGAAGGCGGTATCGAGGGACGCCCCGAGAACGTCATCCTCTATGCGACCTCGAACCGGCGGCATCTCTTGGCACGCGAGATGATCGAGAACGAGCGCTCGACCGCGATCAATCCGGGCGAAGCGGTGGAAGAGAAGGTGTCGCTGTCGGACCGCTTCGGTCTCTGGCTCGGCTTCCACCGCTGCAGCCAGGACGAGTACCTCGCGATGGTGAAGGGCTATTGCGACCATTTCGGCATCGAGATCGCCGAGGACGAAATCGAGCGCGAAGCGCTCGAATGGTCGACCACCCGCGGCTCGCGCTCCGGCCGCGTCGCCTGGCAGTACACGCAGGAACTCGCCGGCCGGCTCGGCGTGCGGCTGAGCGGGACATAG
- a CDS encoding porin — MKKGLLAGTALAAIGLALTQQPVQAATLDDVMARLDALERNNAKLAKENAQLRDRVNNITSRSAAPPAATTTPKGNPVQHAGVAPSPTPAPEHAVVSIGGAPLYSKAPGGNAFVDNTTVTLYGHVDLSGDVFNAGVFDQGTKFGVASNLTFFGVHARHDLAPYGFAGWAAVAQFESLVEVAAVPTERAALGTRDSFIGMATPWGTIKAGKSDTPYKKATSKFDPFSATLGDYNSIMGNTGGDLRAEFDWRAAHALWYESPVWNGFQTTLMISPGQNTAKDNSDFALGDFNCPATSARGSGSGFPLTAAPEGCTDGSYGNLYSASLTYNQGPFTAVAAYEMHEGTNRTGDEAVTPLSNGGVLIVPPGAVGIANEWAAKIGAGYRLDDGIGKLQLYGIYEVMRRENTVADFNERSRDGYFLSATQSVGAWDVSASWAHANASPGSPGTGVLNNYTVTPAPGSADFALNTLDSSADQYAAGVKYHFSPFATWYLVGSYLRNGPGAHYCLGVSGHGYGICGRDANNNVVAGNKASAVTTGMTFDF, encoded by the coding sequence ATGAAGAAGGGACTTCTCGCCGGAACCGCACTCGCGGCAATCGGCCTGGCGCTCACGCAACAGCCGGTGCAGGCAGCAACGCTCGACGACGTAATGGCGCGTCTGGATGCGCTCGAACGAAACAATGCGAAGCTCGCGAAGGAGAATGCACAACTCCGGGATCGCGTGAACAACATCACAAGCCGCAGCGCCGCGCCCCCTGCGGCAACCACAACGCCAAAGGGCAACCCGGTGCAGCATGCCGGCGTCGCGCCCTCCCCGACACCGGCTCCGGAGCATGCCGTCGTCAGCATCGGAGGTGCGCCGCTCTACAGCAAGGCGCCGGGCGGCAACGCCTTCGTCGACAACACCACCGTCACGCTCTACGGCCACGTGGATCTATCCGGCGACGTCTTCAATGCAGGCGTGTTCGATCAGGGCACCAAGTTCGGCGTGGCAAGCAACCTCACCTTTTTCGGCGTCCACGCGCGTCACGATCTCGCACCGTATGGCTTCGCCGGGTGGGCCGCCGTCGCCCAGTTTGAATCCCTCGTCGAGGTCGCCGCGGTGCCGACCGAGCGTGCCGCGCTCGGAACGCGCGACAGCTTCATCGGCATGGCAACGCCGTGGGGCACGATCAAGGCTGGCAAATCGGATACACCCTACAAGAAAGCCACATCGAAGTTCGATCCGTTCTCGGCGACGCTCGGCGACTACAACTCGATCATGGGCAATACCGGCGGCGACCTGCGTGCGGAGTTCGATTGGCGTGCGGCCCATGCTCTCTGGTACGAATCGCCGGTCTGGAACGGCTTCCAGACCACACTGATGATCTCGCCCGGGCAGAACACCGCAAAGGACAACAGCGATTTCGCGCTCGGCGACTTCAACTGCCCCGCCACGTCCGCGCGCGGCAGCGGCAGCGGCTTCCCGCTGACAGCGGCGCCCGAAGGCTGTACCGACGGCTCGTATGGCAACCTGTACAGCGCCTCGCTGACCTACAATCAGGGACCGTTCACGGCGGTCGCTGCCTACGAGATGCATGAGGGCACCAATCGCACCGGCGATGAAGCCGTCACGCCGTTGAGCAACGGCGGCGTGCTGATCGTTCCGCCGGGAGCCGTCGGCATCGCCAACGAATGGGCCGCGAAGATCGGCGCCGGGTATCGCCTCGACGACGGCATCGGCAAGCTGCAGCTCTACGGCATCTACGAGGTGATGCGGCGCGAGAACACCGTGGCCGACTTCAACGAGCGGTCGCGCGACGGCTACTTCCTCAGCGCCACCCAGAGCGTCGGCGCCTGGGACGTCAGCGCGTCATGGGCCCACGCCAACGCCTCTCCCGGCTCGCCCGGCACCGGCGTGCTCAACAACTACACCGTCACTCCGGCACCGGGATCGGCCGACTTTGCGCTCAACACGCTCGACAGCAGCGCCGATCAATATGCGGCCGGCGTCAAGTACCACTTCAGCCCGTTTGCGACCTGGTATCTTGTCGGCAGTTACCTGCGCAACGGCCCCGGCGCGCATTACTGCCTCGGCGTGAGCGGTCATGGGTATGGCATATGCGGCCGCGACGCCAACAACAACGTGGTCGCCGGCAACAAGGCGAGCGCCGTGACCACCGGCATGACCTTCGACTTCTAG
- a CDS encoding LysM peptidoglycan-binding domain-containing M23 family metallopeptidase, whose product MSGVVELLRSRRVPQVAVLTLMSMAFAGCSADMSSRFSQNSYSQNPFAFDPQPTGTVQAQPPRELPQYARPRTQPQYSQYQSQPLPPPVAAPQSYPVANAGVSGGGRGLSSYTPPTARPQIEATGTVPQSVAAAHAGHSGTTIIVGTSDTLELLARRYNVSTAEILRANGYKGPRALSPGQQLVIPRPMAAAAAPAMAAPATRPVAVAAAPAGVHYVNRGDTLHSIARQHHIPVAELARANNLDQSARLSLGMKLVVPGAKTAMAAPAPAPVAQGVAAAPVAVAPAPAMAAPKVVATALPQQSARLVQPTATVEQPAAAAEAPVVTKSSEATGALPTFRWPVRGKVITAYGSKTNGKVNDGINVAVPEGTPVKAAEDGVVAYSGNELKGYGNLVLVRHSNGYVTAYAHTSEILVKRGDTIKRGQVIAKSGQSGEAGSPQLHFEIRKGSSPVDPLQFLNGA is encoded by the coding sequence ATGTCTGGGGTTGTCGAGTTGCTTCGCTCGCGTCGCGTACCGCAGGTCGCGGTGCTGACGCTGATGTCCATGGCTTTTGCCGGTTGCAGCGCCGACATGTCGTCGCGCTTCTCGCAAAACTCCTACTCGCAAAATCCGTTTGCGTTTGATCCGCAGCCGACCGGCACCGTGCAGGCACAGCCGCCGCGCGAGCTGCCGCAATACGCGCGGCCGCGAACGCAACCGCAATATTCACAGTACCAATCACAGCCGCTGCCGCCGCCGGTTGCGGCGCCGCAGTCCTACCCGGTCGCCAACGCTGGCGTCTCCGGAGGAGGGCGCGGGCTTTCGTCCTACACGCCGCCGACTGCGCGCCCGCAGATCGAGGCCACCGGCACTGTTCCGCAATCTGTCGCGGCTGCGCACGCCGGACACAGCGGCACCACCATCATCGTCGGCACCAGCGATACGCTCGAATTGCTGGCGCGCCGCTACAATGTCTCGACCGCCGAGATCCTGCGCGCCAATGGCTACAAGGGACCGCGCGCGCTGTCGCCCGGCCAGCAGCTGGTCATTCCGCGCCCGATGGCCGCCGCAGCAGCGCCGGCGATGGCTGCGCCGGCCACGCGGCCCGTTGCCGTGGCAGCAGCGCCCGCCGGCGTCCACTACGTTAATCGCGGCGACACGCTGCACAGCATCGCGCGCCAGCACCACATTCCCGTGGCTGAGCTTGCCCGCGCCAACAATCTCGATCAGTCGGCACGGCTCAGCCTCGGCATGAAGCTGGTGGTGCCGGGCGCCAAGACCGCGATGGCGGCCCCGGCCCCGGCGCCGGTTGCGCAAGGCGTTGCTGCCGCACCGGTTGCGGTTGCCCCGGCACCGGCGATGGCGGCCCCGAAGGTCGTCGCCACTGCGCTGCCGCAGCAGAGCGCGCGGCTGGTTCAGCCAACCGCGACCGTCGAACAGCCGGCGGCCGCCGCAGAAGCGCCCGTTGTCACCAAGTCGAGCGAAGCCACCGGCGCATTGCCGACGTTCCGCTGGCCGGTGCGCGGCAAGGTCATCACAGCCTACGGCTCGAAAACCAACGGCAAGGTCAATGACGGCATCAACGTCGCGGTGCCCGAAGGCACGCCGGTGAAAGCGGCCGAGGACGGCGTCGTCGCCTATTCGGGCAATGAGCTGAAGGGCTACGGCAATCTCGTGCTGGTTCGCCATTCCAACGGCTATGTCACCGCCTACGCCCATACGAGCGAAATCCTGGTGAAGCGCGGCGATACCATCAAGCGCGGCCAGGTGATCGCCAAGTCGGGCCAGTCGGGCGAGGCGGGCTCGCCGCAGCTCCACTTCGAAATTCGCAAGGGATCGTCTCCGGTCGATCCGCTCCAGTTCCTCAACGGCGCGTAA
- a CDS encoding protein-L-isoaspartate(D-aspartate) O-methyltransferase, whose amino-acid sequence MNMAVKPDPTEKMMFQLTLRRRGVSDQAVLRTMEEVPREVFVDPRDRNEAYRDSALGIACGQTISQPFVVAYMTEQLQLQKDHRVLEIGTGSGYQAAVLSRLCKQVLTIERYRTLADSARKRLEKLGYYNIEVLLGDGFDVPAGAGDFDRIIVTAAMEQIPEKLLERLDPGGILIAPVGPHQGTQTLVRVVRTQSGFDRKELVDVRFVPALPGIAREL is encoded by the coding sequence ATGAACATGGCCGTGAAGCCCGATCCGACCGAGAAGATGATGTTTCAGCTCACCCTGCGGCGGCGAGGGGTGAGCGATCAGGCGGTATTGCGCACCATGGAGGAGGTGCCGCGCGAGGTGTTCGTCGATCCGCGCGATCGCAACGAGGCCTACCGCGACAGTGCGCTTGGGATCGCCTGCGGGCAGACCATCAGCCAGCCTTTCGTCGTGGCCTACATGACCGAGCAGCTGCAGCTGCAGAAGGACCACCGCGTGCTCGAGATCGGCACCGGCTCGGGCTATCAGGCGGCCGTGCTGTCCCGGCTGTGCAAACAGGTTCTGACCATCGAGCGCTACCGGACGCTGGCCGACAGTGCCCGCAAGCGCCTCGAAAAGCTGGGCTATTACAACATCGAGGTGCTGCTCGGCGACGGCTTCGACGTTCCGGCCGGGGCCGGCGATTTCGACCGCATCATCGTCACCGCGGCGATGGAGCAGATCCCGGAGAAGCTGCTGGAGCGGCTCGATCCGGGCGGCATCCTGATCGCCCCGGTCGGGCCGCATCAGGGTACCCAGACCCTGGTCCGCGTGGTGCGGACGCAGAGCGGTTTCGACCGCAAGGAATTGGTCGACGTCCGCTTTGTGCCGGCGCTGCCGGGAATCGCCCGCGAATTGTAA
- a CDS encoding response regulator — translation MTATRPAGCSVFLVEDEVMIRMMVADMLEELGHSVAAEAGEIGEAVKLAQSTEFDLAILDVNVNGKVITPVAELINARNRPFIFATGYGSSGLPPEYRDRPALQKPFQLETLAQAISSAMKGAPV, via the coding sequence ATGACAGCGACACGGCCGGCGGGCTGTTCAGTTTTCCTCGTGGAGGACGAGGTCATGATCCGGATGATGGTCGCCGACATGCTGGAAGAGCTCGGCCATAGCGTCGCGGCCGAGGCCGGCGAGATCGGCGAAGCGGTCAAGCTCGCGCAATCGACCGAATTCGACCTCGCGATCCTGGACGTCAACGTCAATGGCAAGGTGATCACCCCGGTTGCCGAGCTGATCAACGCCCGCAACCGCCCCTTCATCTTCGCGACCGGTTATGGTTCGTCCGGCCTACCCCCGGAGTATCGCGATCGTCCGGCGCTGCAAAAGCCCTTCCAGCTGGAAACGCTGGCGCAGGCAATCTCCAGCGCGATGAAGGGCGCGCCGGTTTAA